One region of Streptomyces rishiriensis genomic DNA includes:
- a CDS encoding 3-oxoacyl-ACP reductase has protein sequence MALPLEGLAAIVTGAGRGLGRAEALELARLGAAVVVNDYGQSGRDGSGEASAGPAEEVAREIRSAGGSALAHTGDVADFEQARLLVELAISEFGKLDVLVNNAGILRDRMVFSMAEDEWDAVVRVHLKGHFNTTRFAAAHWRDRSKSADGPVYGRIVNTSSEAFLAGSAGQPNYAAAKGGIVGLTTSTALALAKYGVTANVICPRARTRMTEDVFAGFAQPDESGLDPLAPEHVAPLVGYLASPAAARINGQLLVAHGGMVAVVERPRVQAKFDSKEEVFGYEELDAVLGAHFADRPRGETFAAAEVLGLRRGQE, from the coding sequence ATGGCACTGCCACTTGAAGGGCTGGCCGCGATCGTCACCGGCGCGGGGCGCGGGCTCGGCCGGGCAGAGGCGCTGGAGCTGGCGCGACTGGGCGCGGCCGTCGTCGTCAACGACTACGGACAGTCCGGCCGGGACGGGTCGGGCGAGGCGTCGGCCGGGCCCGCCGAGGAGGTGGCGCGGGAGATCCGGTCCGCCGGCGGCTCCGCGCTCGCCCACACCGGGGACGTCGCCGACTTCGAACAGGCGCGTCTGCTCGTCGAGTTGGCGATCAGCGAGTTCGGCAAGCTGGACGTACTGGTCAACAACGCGGGCATCCTGCGCGACCGCATGGTCTTCTCGATGGCCGAGGACGAGTGGGACGCGGTCGTCCGGGTCCACCTCAAGGGGCACTTCAACACGACCCGCTTCGCCGCCGCCCACTGGCGCGACCGGTCGAAGTCTGCCGACGGTCCGGTGTACGGGCGGATCGTGAACACCTCCTCGGAGGCGTTCCTGGCGGGCTCGGCCGGACAGCCCAACTACGCGGCCGCCAAAGGGGGGATCGTCGGGCTGACGACGTCCACGGCACTCGCGCTCGCCAAATATGGGGTGACGGCCAACGTCATCTGCCCGCGTGCCCGCACCCGGATGACGGAGGACGTGTTCGCCGGGTTCGCGCAGCCGGACGAAAGCGGCCTCGACCCTCTCGCACCCGAGCATGTGGCGCCGCTGGTCGGCTACTTGGCCTCACCGGCCGCCGCCCGGATCAACGGACAACTGCTCGTCGCGCACGGTGGCATGGTCGCCGTCGTCGAACGGCCGCGGGTACAGGCGAAGTTCGACAGCAAGGAGGAGGTGTTCGGTTACGAGGAGCTGGACGCCGTCCTCGGCGCGCACTTCGCGGACCGGCCCCGCGGGGAGACGTTCGCCGCGGCGGAGGTGCTGGGGCTGAGGCGAGGCCAGGAGTAG
- a CDS encoding zinc ribbon domain-containing protein, with protein MNAEPADQIRLLDVQALDARLQQLAHKRRSLPEHTEIESLNKDLTQLRDLLVAAQTEESDTAREQTKAEQDVDQVRQRAARDQQRLDSGAVTSSKDLENLQREIVSLAKRQGDLEDIVLEVMERRESAQERVAELTERVGSVQGKIDDAIARRDAALEGFDGESATVTKEREVIAASVPADLLKLYEKLREQQGGVGAAKLYQRTCQGCRQELAITELAEMRKAPSDAVLRCENCRRILVRTSESGL; from the coding sequence CTGAACGCCGAGCCCGCCGACCAGATCCGACTCCTCGACGTCCAGGCCCTCGACGCCCGTCTCCAGCAGCTCGCGCACAAGCGGAGGTCACTGCCCGAGCACACGGAGATCGAGTCGCTGAACAAGGACCTCACGCAGCTGCGCGACCTCCTTGTCGCGGCGCAGACCGAGGAGAGCGACACCGCCCGCGAGCAGACCAAGGCCGAGCAGGACGTCGACCAGGTCCGTCAGCGCGCCGCCCGTGATCAGCAGAGGCTCGACTCCGGGGCCGTCACCTCCTCCAAGGACCTGGAGAACCTCCAGAGGGAGATCGTCTCCCTCGCCAAGCGCCAGGGCGACCTCGAGGACATCGTCCTGGAGGTCATGGAGCGCCGCGAGAGCGCGCAGGAGCGCGTCGCCGAGCTGACCGAGCGGGTCGGCTCCGTCCAGGGGAAGATCGACGACGCCATCGCGCGCCGGGACGCGGCCCTGGAGGGCTTCGACGGCGAGTCCGCCACCGTCACCAAGGAGCGCGAGGTCATCGCGGCCTCCGTGCCCGCCGATCTGCTGAAGCTGTATGAGAAGCTGCGCGAGCAGCAGGGCGGCGTCGGTGCGGCCAAGCTCTACCAGCGGACCTGCCAGGGCTGCCGCCAGGAGCTCGCCATCACCGAGCTGGCCGAGATGCGCAAGGCTCCGTCCGACGCGGTCCTGCGGTGCGAGAACTGCCGTCGCATTCTCGTGCGCACGTCCGAGTCCGGTCTGTAG
- a CDS encoding helix-turn-helix domain-containing protein: protein MSRGKGHESREQALWTRARLGRCGPPLDLLTARFDRHVYAPHAHEEFTVGVCVGGSEIIAYRGGHIRTGPGSIVVLAPGETHTGGPGNDTDGYAYRALYAGPALLTEGTLGGVPHFREPLLDDPELAAALRRTHTELAACPDPLEAESRFPWLLTALARRHSTARPVCDTIPGAEHLTEAVRTRLADELLAPPSLADLAADLGLSRYQLLRAFRTTTGMPPYAWLAQHRVARARRLLESGLRPAEVAGLVGFADQAHLTRWFRRVLGVTPAAYRNSVQDT from the coding sequence GTGAGTCGTGGGAAGGGCCATGAAAGCCGTGAGCAGGCGTTGTGGACCAGAGCCCGGCTGGGGCGGTGCGGCCCGCCCCTCGACCTCCTCACCGCGCGCTTCGACCGGCACGTCTACGCCCCGCACGCGCACGAGGAGTTCACCGTCGGGGTCTGCGTGGGCGGCTCGGAGATCATCGCCTACCGCGGCGGCCACATCCGGACCGGCCCCGGCTCCATCGTCGTCCTGGCCCCCGGCGAGACGCACACCGGCGGCCCGGGCAACGACACCGACGGCTACGCCTACCGCGCCCTCTACGCCGGCCCGGCCCTTCTCACCGAGGGAACCCTCGGGGGTGTGCCGCACTTCCGTGAGCCCCTCCTCGACGACCCCGAACTGGCCGCCGCCCTGCGCCGGACGCACACGGAACTGGCCGCCTGCCCGGACCCTCTGGAGGCCGAGTCCCGCTTCCCCTGGCTGCTGACGGCCCTGGCCCGACGCCACTCCACGGCCCGTCCCGTGTGCGACACGATCCCCGGCGCCGAACACCTCACCGAAGCCGTCCGCACCCGTCTCGCCGACGAACTCCTCGCCCCGCCCTCCCTCGCCGACCTCGCGGCGGACCTCGGACTGTCCCGCTACCAGCTCCTGCGCGCCTTCCGTACGACGACGGGCATGCCGCCGTACGCATGGCTGGCCCAGCACCGGGTGGCCCGGGCCCGGCGCCTGCTGGAGTCGGGGCTGCGTCCCGCGGAGGTCGCGGGCCTCGTCGGCTTCGCGGACCAGGCGCATCTCACCCGCTGGTTCCGCCGCGTGCTGGGCGTGACCCCGGCCGCGTACCGCAACAGCGTTCAAGACACCTGA
- a CDS encoding bifunctional RNase H/acid phosphatase encodes MREFIVEADGGSRGNPGPAGYGSVVIDAATGETLLERAEYIGVATNNVAEYRGLVAGLRAARELDPSATVRVRMDSKLVVEQMSGRWKIKHPDMKPLAAEAARILPPGQVTYEWMPRERNKHADRLANEAMDAGKRGEQWDAGASRAEPAARVPATPVAPEPSGPPGDATAGAAKAREALLRSRPPAAPKAATAQRTHETQRTHETQGTHETQGTHETQGTQETQQEQQARPEQQREQREQQAKPEQQREQLGKHQPQPQQPVQHEPQPEHPVQHEQHEQQGKQEKVTKTGADRRAARTVATPAPAPASAAAEAPAVTPSVGWGAAPDLGAPATFVLLRHGETPLTPQKRFSGSGGSDPSLSDVGREQAERVAAALARRGTVQHILASPLARTRETAGAVAARLGLEVTVEDGLIETDFGAWEGLTFGEVRERHPDDLNAWLADPEAEPTGGGESFAATATRIAATRDRLVAAYKGRTVLLVTHVTPIKTFVRLALGAPPESLFRMELSAASLSAVAYYADGNASVRLLNDTSHLRT; translated from the coding sequence GTGCGGGAGTTCATCGTCGAGGCCGACGGCGGGTCACGGGGCAACCCGGGGCCCGCGGGCTACGGCAGCGTGGTGATCGACGCGGCGACGGGGGAGACGCTCCTCGAGCGCGCCGAGTACATCGGCGTCGCCACCAACAACGTGGCCGAGTACCGGGGGCTGGTGGCCGGCCTGCGCGCCGCCCGTGAGCTCGACCCGTCGGCCACCGTGCGGGTGCGCATGGACTCCAAGCTGGTCGTCGAGCAGATGTCGGGCCGCTGGAAGATCAAGCACCCCGACATGAAGCCGCTGGCCGCCGAGGCGGCCCGGATCCTCCCGCCCGGGCAGGTCACCTACGAGTGGATGCCGCGCGAGCGCAACAAGCACGCCGACCGCCTGGCCAACGAGGCGATGGACGCGGGCAAGCGGGGCGAGCAGTGGGACGCCGGGGCATCGCGGGCCGAGCCGGCCGCCCGTGTCCCCGCGACCCCCGTCGCACCCGAGCCCTCCGGCCCGCCCGGCGACGCCACGGCGGGCGCGGCGAAGGCCCGCGAGGCCCTGCTCCGGTCCCGCCCGCCCGCAGCCCCGAAGGCGGCCACTGCGCAGCGAACGCATGAGACGCAGCGGACGCACGAGACGCAGGGGACGCACGAGACGCAGGGGACGCACGAGACGCAGGGGACCCAGGAGACGCAGCAGGAGCAGCAGGCAAGGCCCGAGCAGCAGCGGGAGCAGCGGGAGCAGCAGGCAAAGCCCGAGCAGCAGCGGGAGCAGCTGGGAAAACACCAGCCGCAGCCGCAGCAGCCGGTGCAGCACGAGCCGCAGCCGGAGCACCCGGTGCAGCATGAGCAGCATGAGCAGCAGGGAAAGCAGGAGAAGGTGACGAAGACCGGCGCCGACCGCCGCGCCGCCCGCACGGTCGCCACCCCGGCTCCCGCTCCCGCCTCTGCCGCTGCCGAGGCCCCCGCGGTCACCCCTTCAGTCGGCTGGGGGGCGGCGCCCGACCTCGGGGCGCCCGCCACCTTCGTGCTGTTGCGGCACGGCGAGACGCCGCTCACCCCGCAGAAGCGGTTCTCCGGCAGCGGCGGCAGCGATCCCTCGCTCTCGGACGTCGGCCGGGAGCAGGCCGAGCGGGTCGCCGCCGCTCTCGCCCGGCGCGGGACCGTCCAGCACATCCTCGCCTCCCCGCTCGCCCGCACCCGCGAGACCGCCGGGGCCGTTGCCGCCCGCCTCGGCCTCGAGGTCACCGTCGAGGACGGACTGATCGAGACCGACTTCGGGGCCTGGGAGGGTCTGACCTTCGGCGAGGTCCGCGAGCGTCACCCCGACGACCTGAACGCCTGGCTGGCCGACCCGGAGGCCGAGCCGACCGGCGGCGGCGAGAGCTTCGCGGCGACCGCCACCCGCATCGCGGCCACCCGGGACAGACTGGTCGCGGCGTACAAGGGCCGCACGGTTCTTCTGGTCACCCACGTGACCCCGATCAAGACGTTCGTACGGCTCGCCCTGGGCGCCCCGCCCGAGTCGCTGTTCCGCATGGAACTGTCGGCGGCCTCGCTGTCGGCGGTGGCCTACTACGCCGACGGCAACGCCAGCGTCCGCCTGCTCAACGACACGTCCCACCTGCGGACCTGA
- a CDS encoding MaoC/PaaZ C-terminal domain-containing protein → MPIDAAKALAAEPRTGEITWDRRDVQLYHLGIGAGLPATDPDELRYTLESRLHVLPSFATVAGSGSPGVISGLSMPGVEVDLARVLHGGQRLEIHRPIPVTGRATATGRIAAVYDKGKAAVLVMRTEVADADGPLWTNDAQIFVRGEGGWGGDRGPSARLEPPAGEPDRVVERTVREDQALLYRLSGDYNPLHADPEFAKLAGYDRPILHGLCTYGITLKAVVDTLLDGDVSRVRGYTTRFAGVVFPGETLRIRTWRGEGAVRVAVSAVQRDDAPVLADTLVEHS, encoded by the coding sequence ATGCCCATCGACGCAGCCAAGGCGCTCGCCGCCGAACCCCGGACCGGCGAGATCACCTGGGACCGCCGTGACGTCCAGCTGTACCACCTCGGCATCGGCGCGGGCCTCCCGGCGACCGACCCCGACGAACTGCGCTACACGCTGGAGTCCCGGCTCCATGTCCTGCCGAGCTTCGCCACCGTCGCCGGCTCCGGCTCACCCGGCGTGATCAGCGGACTGTCCATGCCCGGCGTCGAGGTCGACCTCGCCCGCGTCCTGCACGGCGGTCAGCGCCTGGAGATCCACCGCCCCATCCCGGTGACGGGCCGGGCGACCGCCACGGGACGCATCGCCGCCGTGTACGACAAGGGCAAGGCCGCCGTCCTCGTCATGCGCACCGAGGTCGCCGACGCGGACGGGCCGCTGTGGACCAACGACGCCCAGATCTTCGTCCGGGGCGAGGGTGGCTGGGGCGGCGACCGGGGTCCCTCCGCCCGACTGGAGCCCCCCGCCGGAGAGCCCGACAGGGTGGTCGAGCGCACCGTCCGCGAGGACCAGGCCCTGCTCTACCGCCTCTCCGGCGACTACAACCCGCTGCACGCCGACCCGGAGTTCGCGAAGCTCGCCGGGTACGACCGGCCCATCCTGCACGGCCTGTGCACCTACGGCATCACGCTCAAGGCGGTCGTCGACACGCTGCTCGACGGCGACGTGAGCCGGGTACGCGGTTACACCACGCGGTTCGCCGGGGTGGTGTTCCCGGGAGAGACCCTGCGTATCCGCACGTGGCGCGGCGAAGGCGCGGTCCGGGTGGCCGTGAGCGCCGTACAGCGGGACGACGCGCCGGTCCTCGCCGACACGCTCGTCGAACACTCCTGA
- the yaaA gene encoding peroxide stress protein YaaA, with protein sequence MLVLLPPSEGKASSRRGAPLKPEALSLPGLGAAREAVLDELAELCAADEDKAREVLGLSEGLRGEIAKNTELRTAGARPAGEVYTGVLYDALGLATLDAAAKRRAARSLLVFSGLWGAVRVTDRIPSYRCSMGVRLPGLGALGAYWRAPMASVLPEAAGNGLVLDLRSAAYAAPWKPKGEVAGRTASVRVLHAPTRKVVSHFNKATKGRIVRSLLTAGISPAGPAELVEALRDLGYVVEEKAPAKAKAGTVAWTLDVLVDEVH encoded by the coding sequence GTGCTTGTCCTGCTGCCGCCCTCCGAAGGCAAGGCGTCCTCCCGGCGTGGCGCCCCGCTCAAGCCGGAGGCGCTCTCCCTGCCGGGACTCGGCGCCGCCCGCGAGGCCGTCCTCGACGAGCTGGCCGAACTGTGCGCGGCCGACGAGGACAAGGCGCGCGAGGTGCTCGGGTTGAGCGAGGGGCTGCGTGGCGAGATCGCGAAGAACACGGAGCTGCGCACGGCGGGAGCCCGGCCCGCCGGGGAGGTCTACACGGGCGTCCTGTACGACGCTCTCGGCCTGGCCACACTCGACGCGGCTGCCAAGAGGCGCGCGGCCCGGTCGCTCCTCGTCTTCTCGGGGCTGTGGGGTGCCGTCCGGGTGACGGACCGAATCCCGTCCTACCGCTGCTCGATGGGTGTGCGGCTGCCCGGGCTGGGTGCGCTGGGCGCGTACTGGCGGGCCCCGATGGCGTCCGTGCTGCCCGAGGCGGCCGGGAACGGGCTGGTACTCGACCTGCGGTCGGCTGCGTACGCGGCGCCCTGGAAGCCGAAGGGTGAGGTCGCGGGGCGGACGGCGAGCGTGCGGGTACTGCACGCGCCGACCCGGAAGGTCGTCAGCCACTTCAACAAGGCGACCAAGGGGCGGATCGTGAGGAGCCTGCTGACGGCGGGGATCTCCCCCGCGGGTCCCGCCGAGCTGGTGGAGGCGCTGCGGGACCTCGGGTACGTGGTGGAGGAGAAGGCGCCCGCGAAGGCGAAGGCCGGGACGGTCGCCTGGACCCTGGACGTGCTGGTGGACGAGGTGCACTGA
- a CDS encoding Zn-dependent alcohol dehydrogenase, whose product MRAAVLHEIGQDKLEVLDDVEAVGFGPGRVRIRIRATGLCHSDLSAMGGVLPQPAPFVPGHEGAGEVLEVGEGVTRVKPGDRVVVCWLPACGACPACKRGQTELCLAGFMNAGTPNFRRPGGDVFGFAGTGTFAEEVVVDAGCAVPIPDDVPFDIAALIGCGVTTGLGAALNTADVQAGSSVAVIGCGGVGISAIQGARLKGAAEIVAVDPVASRREAARNFGATKAVSPDELPDAKQLVTGGEGFDYVFEVVGRSATARTAYDNTRRGGTLVVVGAGALDDFLQLNMFELFFDEKRILPSMYGGGDVLRSYERTIALWRAGRIDLSGLITHRVALTEINEALDQMRTGAALRTCIEI is encoded by the coding sequence ATGCGCGCAGCCGTACTGCACGAGATCGGCCAGGACAAGCTGGAGGTCCTCGACGACGTCGAGGCGGTGGGCTTCGGCCCCGGACGCGTCAGGATCCGGATACGGGCCACGGGCCTGTGCCACTCGGACCTCTCCGCGATGGGCGGGGTGCTCCCGCAGCCCGCACCCTTCGTGCCCGGTCACGAAGGCGCGGGGGAGGTACTGGAGGTGGGGGAGGGCGTCACCCGGGTGAAACCCGGTGACCGGGTCGTCGTCTGCTGGCTGCCGGCCTGCGGGGCGTGTCCAGCGTGCAAGCGCGGCCAGACCGAACTGTGCCTGGCCGGGTTCATGAACGCGGGCACCCCCAACTTCCGTCGCCCGGGCGGGGATGTCTTCGGCTTCGCCGGCACCGGAACCTTCGCCGAGGAGGTCGTGGTCGACGCGGGCTGCGCGGTCCCGATCCCCGACGACGTTCCCTTCGACATCGCCGCGCTCATCGGCTGCGGAGTGACCACGGGCCTGGGCGCGGCCCTCAACACGGCGGACGTGCAAGCCGGTTCGTCGGTCGCCGTCATCGGCTGCGGAGGCGTCGGCATCTCCGCGATCCAGGGCGCGCGGCTCAAGGGCGCCGCCGAGATCGTCGCCGTCGACCCGGTTGCCTCGCGCCGCGAAGCCGCCCGAAATTTCGGCGCCACGAAGGCCGTCTCACCGGACGAGCTGCCCGACGCGAAGCAACTGGTCACCGGCGGCGAGGGATTCGACTACGTCTTCGAGGTCGTCGGCCGCTCCGCCACCGCCCGCACCGCCTACGACAACACCCGGCGCGGTGGCACCCTCGTCGTCGTCGGCGCGGGCGCCCTGGACGACTTCCTCCAGCTCAACATGTTCGAGCTGTTCTTCGACGAGAAGCGGATCCTGCCCTCGATGTACGGCGGCGGAGACGTCCTGCGCTCCTACGAGCGGACGATCGCCCTGTGGCGGGCCGGCCGGATCGACCTGTCGGGCCTGATCACCCATCGTGTGGCGCTCACCGAGATCAACGAGGCGCTGGACCAGATGCGTACCGGGGCAGCGCTCCGTACGTGCATAGAGATCTGA
- the eda gene encoding bifunctional 4-hydroxy-2-oxoglutarate aldolase/2-dehydro-3-deoxy-phosphogluconate aldolase yields MTSPLPSFSAASVLDLAPVVPVLVVEDAADAVPLARALVAGGLPAIEVTLRTPAALDAIREISGSVPDAVVGAGTVITPEQVTACGDAGARFLVSPGWTDSLLTAMRASGLPFLPGVSTTSEVVALLERGVREMKFFPAQAAGGTAYLRSLAGPLPQARFCPTGGIGPDNAPDYLSLPNVGCVGGSWMVPADAVAARDWQRIEGLARAAALLRSAGGTCR; encoded by the coding sequence ATGACCTCGCCTCTGCCCTCCTTCTCGGCTGCCTCGGTACTGGATCTGGCCCCGGTCGTGCCCGTACTAGTCGTCGAGGACGCCGCCGACGCCGTACCGCTGGCGCGCGCTCTGGTGGCGGGCGGGCTGCCCGCGATCGAGGTGACCCTGCGGACACCGGCCGCGCTCGACGCGATCCGGGAGATCTCCGGGTCGGTACCGGATGCGGTCGTCGGGGCCGGAACGGTGATCACGCCGGAGCAGGTGACGGCGTGCGGGGACGCCGGCGCGCGGTTCCTGGTGAGCCCCGGTTGGACCGACTCCCTGCTGACGGCGATGCGGGCGTCCGGGCTGCCCTTCCTGCCGGGGGTGTCGACCACCTCGGAGGTCGTGGCGCTGCTGGAACGCGGGGTGCGGGAGATGAAGTTCTTCCCGGCGCAGGCCGCGGGCGGCACCGCCTATCTCAGGTCACTGGCCGGACCACTCCCCCAGGCCCGGTTCTGCCCGACCGGCGGGATCGGCCCGGACAATGCGCCGGACTACCTCTCCCTGCCCAACGTCGGTTGTGTGGGCGGGAGCTGGATGGTCCCGGCGGACGCGGTCGCGGCACGCGACTGGCAGCGGATCGAGGGGCTCGCGCGGGCCGCCGCGCTTCTCAGGTCCGCAGGTGGGACGTGTCGTTGA
- a CDS encoding bifunctional serine/threonine-protein kinase/ABC transporter substrate-binding protein yields the protein MEPLRTGDPSRIGRYRLLRRLGAGGMGVVFLARAPGGAIAAVKTVRSSYADERGFRSRFRREIEAARQVRSPWVVPLLDADADAETPWLATSYVPGPSLAEAVDAFGPLSLASVRVLGVRLAEALEAVHGAGLVHRDVKPGNVLLAPDGPRLIDFGIARAPEATALTSSGVIVGSPGFLSPEQARAGATRIGPPSDVFSLGCVLAFAATGVRPFGGGAAAGMLLRTVYEEPDPAALPDGLTPLLRACLHKDPPGRPSLARLRETLAEGAETGSAGRSDWLPAPVTRLINDRSAAVLAIGTIEPTQVPSAVPTDALSPQPPTLTAVTPVRPPARAVGRRGFLRLGSTAGVLAAGGGGAWWWNTRPKPEASSGSGTGRPRPELVVAFHGDLTGAHQKLGNTQLNGARLAVEQFNAEAGPLFRLKLRTYDDGGDPKRAAELAGRLTKDADVLAVLGPTTDACFLATDVTYTTAVMPVVSVSVGDNTDNSVDMNLFRCHAALRVTDGLLATPCVSYLAKHVDARRTLLVDDQAQGGFAWGLCDQTERVLRRNGRDVTVTRVAAGRVDYASLAAEVTSAHADAVLFTGDATRAAGFASALSGARFTGTRMATERAFDPRFLTSAGAAATDWVFVTGFTDPTARPSARAFTAAYRTRFGAAPGWYAAEAYDAVMFLTKACVKDGSPLSERGAIARRLPEVTYSGITRTVQYKQSYGYNHDAMFLFRATGGAFRYLGQYQEAAVS from the coding sequence ATGGAGCCGCTGCGGACCGGCGACCCGTCCCGGATCGGCCGCTACCGTCTGCTGCGGCGGCTGGGCGCCGGCGGCATGGGCGTGGTCTTTTTGGCACGCGCGCCGGGCGGAGCGATCGCCGCGGTGAAGACGGTCCGTTCCTCGTACGCCGACGAGAGGGGCTTCCGGAGCCGCTTCCGCCGCGAGATCGAGGCCGCCCGGCAGGTGCGCAGCCCGTGGGTGGTCCCGTTGCTGGACGCGGACGCCGACGCGGAGACACCGTGGCTGGCGACCTCGTACGTCCCGGGGCCCTCGCTCGCCGAGGCGGTGGACGCCTTCGGGCCGCTGTCGCTCGCCTCCGTGCGGGTGCTGGGCGTGCGGCTCGCCGAGGCGCTCGAGGCGGTGCACGGGGCTGGTCTCGTGCACCGCGACGTGAAGCCGGGGAACGTCCTGCTGGCCCCCGACGGACCACGGCTCATCGACTTCGGTATCGCCCGCGCGCCGGAGGCCACCGCGCTCACCTCCAGCGGCGTGATCGTCGGCTCGCCCGGTTTCCTGTCGCCCGAGCAGGCGCGGGCGGGGGCCACCCGGATCGGCCCGCCCAGCGATGTGTTCTCGCTGGGGTGCGTACTGGCGTTCGCGGCGACCGGGGTGCGGCCGTTCGGTGGTGGTGCGGCGGCCGGCATGCTGCTGCGCACGGTCTACGAGGAACCGGATCCGGCGGCGCTCCCGGACGGCCTGACGCCCCTGCTGAGAGCCTGCCTGCACAAGGATCCGCCCGGCCGGCCGAGCTTGGCGCGACTTCGCGAGACGCTCGCGGAAGGAGCGGAAACCGGTTCCGCCGGACGGTCGGACTGGCTGCCCGCGCCGGTCACCCGGTTGATCAACGACCGGTCCGCCGCCGTGCTCGCCATCGGGACGATCGAGCCGACCCAGGTGCCCTCGGCCGTGCCGACGGACGCGCTGTCACCGCAGCCCCCGACGCTGACGGCCGTCACGCCGGTCCGGCCCCCCGCACGCGCCGTCGGCCGCCGCGGCTTCCTGCGCCTGGGCTCGACGGCCGGGGTCCTGGCGGCGGGCGGTGGCGGGGCCTGGTGGTGGAACACCCGTCCGAAGCCGGAGGCGTCCTCGGGGTCCGGGACCGGCCGTCCACGCCCCGAACTGGTCGTGGCGTTCCACGGCGATCTGACCGGCGCCCACCAGAAGCTCGGCAACACCCAGCTCAACGGGGCACGGCTGGCCGTCGAACAGTTCAACGCCGAAGCCGGTCCCCTCTTCCGGCTGAAGCTGCGCACGTACGACGACGGCGGTGACCCGAAACGGGCCGCCGAGCTGGCCGGCCGGCTGACGAAGGACGCCGACGTGCTCGCCGTGCTGGGACCCACCACCGACGCCTGTTTCCTCGCGACCGACGTCACGTACACCACGGCCGTGATGCCGGTGGTGTCCGTCTCGGTGGGTGACAACACCGACAATTCGGTGGACATGAACCTCTTCCGCTGCCATGCGGCGCTGCGCGTCACGGACGGGCTCCTCGCCACCCCCTGCGTCAGCTACCTCGCCAAGCACGTCGACGCCCGCAGAACGCTCCTGGTGGACGACCAGGCACAGGGGGGCTTCGCCTGGGGTCTGTGCGACCAGACCGAGCGGGTACTGCGGCGGAACGGCCGGGACGTCACGGTGACCCGTGTCGCCGCCGGGAGGGTCGACTACGCGTCGCTCGCCGCCGAGGTGACGTCCGCCCACGCGGACGCCGTCCTCTTCACCGGCGACGCGACCCGGGCGGCCGGATTCGCGTCGGCCCTGAGCGGCGCCCGGTTCACCGGCACCCGCATGGCGACGGAACGCGCCTTCGACCCACGGTTCCTCACGTCGGCCGGCGCCGCCGCGACCGACTGGGTCTTCGTCACCGGTTTCACCGACCCGACGGCCCGCCCCTCCGCACGCGCTTTCACCGCGGCCTACCGGACGCGCTTCGGCGCCGCCCCCGGCTGGTACGCGGCGGAGGCCTACGACGCCGTGATGTTCCTGACCAAGGCCTGCGTCAAGGACGGCTCACCCCTGTCGGAACGCGGCGCGATCGCCCGCCGACTGCCCGAGGTGACGTACTCCGGCATCACCCGAACCGTGCAGTACAAACAGAGCTACGGCTACAACCACGACGCGATGTTCCTGTTCCGCGCGACGGGGGGCGCGTTCCGGTACCTGGGGCAGTATCAGGAGGCGGCGGTGTCGTGA
- a CDS encoding Nif3-like dinuclear metal center hexameric protein: MPRLSEVIATLENLWPAERAESWDAVGTVVGDPEQEVSRVLFAVDPVQEIVEEAVKLGADLLVTHHPLYLRGTTTVAASTFKGRVVHTLIKNDIALHVAHTNADTADPGVSDALAGALDLRVVRPLVPDPSDPHGRRGLGRVCELDHPLTVRELAARAAERLPATAQGIRAAGDPEALVRTVAVSGGSGDSLFDHVRAAGVDAFLTADLRHHPASEFIADRAHGAHAPLALLDAAHWATEWPWCELAAGQLDEISDRRGWGLRVHVSRTVTDPWTAHAASDTTSSSMGAPN, encoded by the coding sequence GTGCCCCGTCTGTCTGAAGTCATCGCCACGCTGGAGAACCTGTGGCCCGCCGAGCGGGCCGAGTCCTGGGACGCGGTCGGCACGGTCGTGGGCGACCCCGAGCAGGAGGTCTCCCGGGTACTGTTCGCCGTCGATCCCGTCCAGGAGATCGTCGAGGAGGCCGTGAAACTCGGCGCCGATCTGCTCGTCACCCATCATCCGCTGTACCTGCGCGGGACGACGACCGTCGCGGCCTCCACCTTCAAGGGCCGGGTCGTGCACACCCTCATCAAGAACGACATCGCCCTGCACGTAGCGCACACCAACGCCGACACCGCCGATCCCGGCGTGAGCGACGCCCTCGCCGGTGCGCTCGACCTGCGGGTCGTACGGCCTCTCGTGCCGGATCCGAGCGACCCCCACGGGCGGCGCGGCCTGGGACGCGTCTGCGAGCTCGACCACCCGCTCACCGTGCGGGAACTCGCCGCCCGTGCCGCCGAGCGGCTGCCCGCCACCGCGCAGGGCATCCGGGCGGCGGGAGACCCGGAGGCACTGGTGCGGACCGTCGCCGTCAGCGGCGGTTCCGGCGACAGCCTCTTCGACCACGTCCGTGCGGCCGGCGTCGACGCCTTCCTCACCGCGGACCTGCGCCACCACCCGGCGTCGGAGTTCATCGCGGACCGCGCCCACGGCGCCCACGCACCTCTCGCGCTGCTCGACGCGGCGCACTGGGCCACCGAGTGGCCCTGGTGCGAGCTGGCCGCCGGCCAGCTCGACGAGATCTCCGACCGGCGGGGGTGGGGCCTCCGGGTCCACGTCTCCCGTACGGTCACCGACCCCTGGACGGCCCACGCGGCGTCCGACACCACCTCTAGCTCAATGGGAGCCCCCAACTGA